GGGCATTTACTACCGATACTTTCGCTGGCAGGATGGAACGACCCTTTGGACGTTGATGGTGAGTCTGTTATATCCATTTTTGCTGTTCATAATACTGCCAGCCGTTTGGTTCAGACGTCGAATACACTCATAAGATCAGCAGGTCAGAATATTACATGCTGAAATAAACAAACTAACGTTCCAGAAATAAACCGGGTTGTCTGATTTGTGTAGTGACTCTCAGATCAATCGGTTATGGTATAGGTAATGAACTACCTTCTCTTCTCTCTGAGGTCGTTGATGAGCATCGAAAAGAGCCAACCAGAAACCACAACCAAAGCACGGCCTCGCAAAAGGCGGGTGCTCCGCTGGCTTATCGTATTCGCAATCGCTGGCTGTTTTCTGTATCTGTTTCCTGTGATCAGCGAAACCTATTTCAAATGTGCCATCTGTGGTATGAGACATACGGAGCAACGAGTCATTGGTGCCGGTTTTCTGATTTCTGCCTGGGAACGCCCTACCCCCAGCAGTGACTGGTATCAGGCTAACATCGAACCAGAGCATGAACATGTCTGGGTGCGTGGTGGTTATGCGGAAGGGAAAAACTGTCTTGGAGTGCCAATCGCAATGTGGCAATTGAGCTCGCTGGTCACTGGTCCTTATAGCTGGCTACCTCTGTCTCGCGACAAGCAAATGATAATCTATCAGAAGAGTCCTGATCCACAACAGGCGCGTGCGATGTTTTTGCAGCTTGCGCACAACGAGCCCTATGGCTCAAAGGCTTATGAAAAACAACAGGAAACCATTAGAAAACTGGACGAGTGGATGAAAACCGGTATGAAAGCCCCGTGGCCGTTTGAGAAATTTCCATAATTAGAGCGAACCTGTTCGCCCTCTGCGTGTCGTCAGCGTATCATCATCCGTCTCGAGTCACGGCTCTCTCTTCTCAATCACTCATCAGGAACTCACATGAATCGAATTGTTCGCGAATACCGGGCTGAAGATCTGGACGCTGTCTTAGCGGCCTGGGAAAATGCGACCCGGCTGGCCCATCCGTTTATGACAGAGGAATTTCTCGATCAGGAACGCGATAATATCCCCAATCTGTATCTGCCCAATGCAGAAACCTGGGTGATCGAGCAGGAGGGACAGGTCATCGGCTTCATTGCCTTACTGGGGAATGAAGTCGGTGCGATTTTTGTTGAACCGGAATTTCATGACACGGGTGCCGGGAAAGCATTGATGGACAAGGCACAGGAATTACGCGGCGATCTGGAAGTCGAAGTCTTTGAAGCCAACAGTATTGGACGCAATTTTTATCAGCGTTACGGTTTTACGCCGTTATCGGAGTCCATTCATGAACCTACGGGGAACCCGTTAATCAGAATGCAGTTTACGGCTTAATTTCCTTCCGGTCGTGTTTCTTTTTTCAATTCGTCTTTGTAAAAGAAATACTGTACGATGTGTGTTTTAATACGGACTGAGTAAGAACCGGGGCTAACGCCCTTCGGCTAATAGGTCATTCCGTTTGGGAAATCGTCAACAAAGTGATTGAATCAACACAACCTGGCACTCAGTCACATTTAATCAATCAGGAACACCATCCATGCCCGCACATGAAAAAATGAACTACGTCGAATTCCCGTCCAACGATCTGGCGGCCACGAAAGCCTTCTTTGAAGCCGCCTTCGGCTGGTCGTTCACTGACTATGGTCCCGAGTATACCGCGTTCTCGGACGAAGGACTGGACGGCGGCTTTTTCAAAGCGAACCTGTGCTCTACCACCGCAAGCGGCGGGGCACTCATCGTGTTCTATAGTGAGCGACTGGAAGAGACTCTGGCGAAAGTGGAAGCAGCCGGCGGAACCATTATCAGACCGATCTTCTCCTTTCCCGGCGGCAGACGCTTTCAGTTCACCGAACCAGCGGGGAATGAATTTGGCGTCTGGTCTGACCCCGAGTAAGAACATTCCAGCGTGAGTGAAATCCCTCAACCCTTTGCGAACAGTGCAGTCAGCATAACCAGTATATTTCCACTCTCACCCTTTCGATTTCCTTTGAAAATCTGAACAGATTCCTGCGCGTACACTTTCGTAAGCTACTTTTCACGCAGATCGTCGGGCTGTTTGGTTACAGCTTCGAAGTTGTCGCGAAAAGGCGTTCGCTCATTAAACTAGTCTTTTTCAAGCATCAAATCACGAGTGAAACGAAAGGTTACGACATGAACTGGTACCTGGCAGTCATCAACAAATATGCAGATTTCAGTGGACGGGCACGCAGAAAAGAATACTGGATGTTCTTTCTGTTTAATATCATTGTTTCCTTTGTAGTCGGTCTGGTCGGCGGACTCATCGGTGGCAAGAACGGCCTGTTTGCCCTGAGCCTGCCTGCTCTTTATACGCTGTTTATCTTTTTACCCAGTCTGGCGGTTACCGTTCGACGTCTGCATGATACCAACCGTAGTGGCTGGTGGGTGCTGATCTCTCTGGTCCCGTTTGTCGGTGCTCTGATCCTGTTTGTCTTTACCATTCTGGACAGTGATCCAGAATCGAACAATTACGGACCGAATCCGAAACTGGCTGCTGAACCTGAACTCAGCTTTTCTCAGTCAGCTCAGCCCCATAATTCGTAATCATGAATCCATGAGGCGCAGAGCATTCATTTACGGGATGAGTCTGCGCCTCTTCTGATTCGATTTTCGAAAGCGATCATCATGCACTGGTATCTGACAGTCTTGAAAAAGTATGCCGTCCTGGATGGCCGTGCCCGTCGGATGGAGTATTGGATGTTTACTCTGCTCGACACGCTCTTTGCGATCCTGGTTTGCATACTCGGAACCGCGGTCGGCTCGATGATGAGTGGTCCGGGCGAGATTTCCTTTCTGGGATTCTGGCTGTTACTGATTTACATGTTTCTCGTTTTGATGCCCAAACTGTCTGTGACGGTCCGTCGTCTGCATGATACCGGCCGAAGTGCCCTCTGGCTGTTTGCCGGACTGATTCCAGCAATCGGT
This window of the Gimesia fumaroli genome carries:
- a CDS encoding DUF805 domain-containing protein, with amino-acid sequence MNWYLAVINKYADFSGRARRKEYWMFFLFNIIVSFVVGLVGGLIGGKNGLFALSLPALYTLFIFLPSLAVTVRRLHDTNRSGWWVLISLVPFVGALILFVFTILDSDPESNNYGPNPKLAAEPELSFSQSAQPHNS
- a CDS encoding DUF805 domain-containing protein, giving the protein MHWYLTVLKKYAVLDGRARRMEYWMFTLLDTLFAILVCILGTAVGSMMSGPGEISFLGFWLLLIYMFLVLMPKLSVTVRRLHDTGRSALWLFAGLIPAIGALITIILMVLDGDAGENEYGPDPKTVPLT
- a CDS encoding GNAT family N-acetyltransferase, encoding MNRIVREYRAEDLDAVLAAWENATRLAHPFMTEEFLDQERDNIPNLYLPNAETWVIEQEGQVIGFIALLGNEVGAIFVEPEFHDTGAGKALMDKAQELRGDLEVEVFEANSIGRNFYQRYGFTPLSESIHEPTGNPLIRMQFTA
- a CDS encoding VOC family protein; this encodes MPAHEKMNYVEFPSNDLAATKAFFEAAFGWSFTDYGPEYTAFSDEGLDGGFFKANLCSTTASGGALIVFYSERLEETLAKVEAAGGTIIRPIFSFPGGRRFQFTEPAGNEFGVWSDPE